The Actinocatenispora sera genome has a window encoding:
- a CDS encoding nuclear transport factor 2 family protein gives MADITALATRYLDAWNENDPAARRALVDEVFAADARYTDPLADVRGRDAIDALLGEAQQQFPGLRFSLGGPVDDHHHLARFHWHLGPDGTDPIVVGFDVVALDEEGRIAQVAGFLDKVPA, from the coding sequence ATGGCAGACATCACCGCGCTGGCAACCCGGTACCTCGACGCCTGGAACGAGAACGACCCGGCCGCCCGCCGCGCCCTGGTGGACGAGGTCTTCGCCGCCGACGCCCGCTACACCGATCCGCTCGCCGACGTCCGCGGGCGGGACGCCATCGACGCGCTGCTCGGCGAGGCGCAGCAGCAGTTCCCCGGGCTGCGGTTCAGTCTCGGCGGACCGGTCGACGACCACCACCACCTGGCCCGGTTCCACTGGCACCTCGGGCCGGACGGCACCGATCCGATCGTCGTCGGTTTCGATGTCGTGGCGCTCGACGAGGAGGGCCGGATCGCCCAGGTGGCCGGTTTCCTGGACAAGGTCCCGGCCTGA
- a CDS encoding flavin reductase family protein produces the protein MEYENSHTPIAPSILYWGTPVVLLSTENPDGTANLAPMSSAFWLGWRGMLGLGAGSQTARNLRRTGECVLNLPSDEQADAVDRLALTTGNACMSAGKSARGYRYQPDKFGVAQLTPAPSDTVAPPRIAECPVAMEATLATTHPIADDNEQERGAIVAFEVVVRRVWVHDEIRDTERADHVDPDAWRPLIMSFQQLYRLGPRARSSRLATIPEQSYRDSEYVPVAT, from the coding sequence ATGGAGTACGAGAACAGCCACACGCCGATCGCCCCCAGCATCCTGTACTGGGGCACCCCGGTCGTCCTGCTGTCCACCGAGAACCCCGACGGTACGGCCAATCTGGCCCCGATGTCGTCGGCGTTCTGGCTCGGCTGGCGCGGCATGCTCGGCCTCGGCGCGGGCTCGCAGACCGCACGCAACCTGCGCCGTACCGGGGAGTGCGTGCTGAACCTGCCCTCCGACGAGCAGGCCGACGCCGTCGACCGGCTCGCCCTCACCACCGGCAACGCCTGCATGTCGGCGGGTAAGTCGGCGCGCGGCTACCGGTACCAGCCGGACAAGTTCGGCGTCGCGCAGCTGACGCCGGCACCGTCGGACACCGTTGCGCCGCCGCGGATCGCCGAGTGCCCCGTCGCCATGGAGGCGACGCTCGCCACGACGCACCCGATCGCGGACGACAACGAGCAGGAGCGCGGCGCGATCGTGGCGTTCGAGGTGGTGGTCCGCCGCGTCTGGGTGCACGACGAGATCCGCGACACCGAGCGGGCCGACCACGTCGACCCCGATGCCTGGCGGCCGCTGATCATGAGCTTCCAGCAGCTGTACCGGCTGGGCCCCCGGGCCCGCTCGTCCCGGCTCGCCACCATCCCCGAACAGTCGTACCGGGACAGCGAGTACGTCCCCGTCGCGACTTGA
- a CDS encoding sugar phosphate isomerase/epimerase family protein has product MAGDRTDLDVPSGARAAIETPAAGDPRLSRLSLNQKTVDRLDLPAAVDLCARHGIPSIGLWREPVTEYGVAAAAKLVRDAGLRVSSLCRGGFLTAEDREGFRAAIQANQRAILEAAELGTDTLVMVVGGLPAGSRDLPGARERVADAIAELAPFAAGHGVRLALEPMHPMFCADRGVLSTVDEAVAMAAPHPASAVGVVIDTYHVWWDPTVAAAIGAAGARIASFQVCDWMVPLPADALLGRGMMGDGHIDFRALRGMVDGAGYTGDIEVEIFNADVWAADPDATAATVKRRYVSEVW; this is encoded by the coding sequence ATGGCGGGCGACCGGACCGACCTCGACGTACCGAGCGGGGCGCGGGCGGCCATCGAGACGCCGGCGGCGGGCGACCCCCGGCTCTCCCGGCTGTCGCTGAACCAGAAGACCGTCGACCGGCTCGACCTGCCCGCCGCTGTCGACCTGTGCGCCCGGCACGGGATCCCGTCGATCGGGCTGTGGCGGGAGCCGGTCACCGAGTACGGCGTGGCCGCCGCGGCGAAGCTCGTTCGGGACGCCGGCCTGCGCGTCTCCTCGCTGTGCCGGGGCGGGTTCCTCACGGCCGAGGACCGCGAGGGGTTCCGCGCGGCGATCCAGGCGAACCAGCGCGCGATCCTCGAGGCCGCCGAGCTCGGCACCGACACGCTGGTGATGGTCGTCGGCGGCCTGCCCGCCGGCTCGCGCGACCTGCCCGGCGCCCGGGAACGGGTCGCCGACGCCATCGCGGAACTCGCGCCGTTCGCCGCCGGCCACGGCGTTCGCCTGGCCCTGGAGCCGATGCATCCGATGTTCTGCGCCGACCGCGGCGTTCTGTCCACTGTGGATGAAGCGGTCGCGATGGCCGCACCGCATCCGGCCTCGGCGGTCGGCGTGGTGATCGACACGTACCACGTGTGGTGGGATCCGACCGTGGCCGCGGCGATCGGGGCGGCCGGGGCGCGGATCGCGTCGTTCCAGGTGTGCGACTGGATGGTACCGCTGCCGGCGGACGCGCTGCTCGGCCGCGGGATGATGGGCGACGGGCACATCGACTTCCGGGCGCTGCGCGGCATGGTCGACGGTGCCGGCTACACCGGCGACATCGAGGTGGAGATCTTCAACGCCGACGTCTGGGCCGCCGATCCGGACGCGACCGCGGCGACCGTGAAGCGGCGGTACGTCAGCGAGGTGTGGTAG
- a CDS encoding SDR family NAD(P)-dependent oxidoreductase, giving the protein MAPNFPAAGARRANHEAASTSGSSTGKAVVVTGGGTGIGRATARLFAAEGADVLITGRTERTLAETADGVNGVRTVVADVAAPDGPAKIVSAAIEAMGRIDVLVNNAAIIRPARLGAIDRSTAETELGTNLLGPVFLTQEALPHLSPGAVVVNVTSNGPHHGWPGNSMYGSTKVALDFLTYTWAAELAERGIRVVSVAPGITATPVLAHAGFSADRIATETPRAIERIPLGRIADPAEIAWWIVAMTRPEASYVTGQVLRVDGGLNHAGTI; this is encoded by the coding sequence ATGGCACCGAACTTCCCGGCAGCGGGCGCCCGGCGGGCGAACCACGAGGCGGCTTCCACCAGCGGATCGTCGACCGGCAAGGCGGTGGTCGTCACCGGCGGCGGCACCGGCATCGGGCGGGCCACGGCCCGGCTGTTCGCGGCCGAGGGCGCCGACGTGCTGATCACCGGCCGCACCGAGCGGACCCTGGCCGAGACGGCGGACGGCGTGAACGGCGTGCGTACCGTCGTCGCCGACGTGGCCGCGCCGGACGGGCCGGCGAAGATCGTCAGCGCCGCGATCGAGGCGATGGGACGCATCGACGTCCTCGTCAACAACGCCGCGATCATCCGGCCGGCGCGGCTCGGTGCGATCGACCGGTCCACCGCCGAGACCGAGCTGGGTACCAACCTGCTCGGTCCGGTGTTCCTGACCCAGGAGGCGCTCCCGCACCTGTCCCCGGGCGCGGTCGTCGTCAACGTCACGTCGAACGGCCCGCACCACGGCTGGCCGGGCAACTCGATGTACGGCTCGACCAAGGTGGCGCTCGACTTCCTCACCTACACCTGGGCGGCCGAACTCGCCGAGCGGGGCATCCGGGTGGTGTCGGTCGCGCCGGGCATCACCGCCACGCCGGTACTGGCGCACGCCGGGTTCAGCGCCGACCGTATCGCCACCGAGACTCCCCGCGCGATCGAACGCATCCCGCTCGGCCGGATCGCGGACCCGGCCGAGATAGCCTGGTGGATCGTGGCGATGACCCGGCCGGAGGCGAGCTACGTGACCGGCCAGGTGCTGCGCGTCGACGGTGGTCTCAACCACGCCGGCACGATCTGA
- the recR gene encoding recombination mediator RecR, with protein sequence MYEGAIQDLIDELGRLPGVGPKSAQRIAFHVLAADREDVTRLSAALTRVKDQVRFCRVCFNVAEADECRICRDARRTDEVLCVVEEPKDVVAIERTGEFRGRYHVLGGAINPLEGVGPDNLRIRELMTRLQSGAVTELILATDPNTEGEATATYLALLVKPMGIAVTRIASGLPVGGDLEYADEITLGRAFEGRRSVDV encoded by the coding sequence GTGTACGAGGGCGCCATCCAGGATCTGATCGACGAACTCGGCCGGTTGCCCGGGGTCGGTCCGAAGAGTGCGCAGCGCATCGCGTTCCACGTGCTCGCCGCCGACCGGGAGGACGTGACCCGACTGTCGGCGGCACTGACCCGGGTCAAGGACCAGGTGCGGTTCTGCCGGGTCTGCTTCAACGTGGCCGAGGCCGACGAGTGCCGGATCTGCCGGGACGCACGGCGCACCGACGAGGTGCTGTGCGTGGTGGAGGAGCCCAAGGATGTCGTCGCGATCGAGCGCACCGGCGAGTTCCGCGGCCGGTACCACGTGCTCGGCGGGGCGATCAACCCGCTGGAGGGCGTCGGCCCGGACAACCTGCGGATCCGGGAGCTGATGACCCGGTTGCAGTCGGGCGCGGTGACCGAGCTGATCCTCGCCACCGACCCGAACACCGAGGGCGAGGCGACCGCGACGTACCTCGCCCTGCTGGTGAAGCCGATGGGGATCGCGGTGACGCGCATCGCGTCCGGGCTGCCGGTCGGCGGCGACCTGGAGTACGCGGACGAGATCACGCTGGGGCGCGCGTTCGAGGGGCGCCGCTCCGTCGACGTCTGA
- a CDS encoding YbaB/EbfC family nucleoid-associated protein encodes MPGGGQPNLQQLLKQAQKMQEQLASAQEELADTEVKGAAGGGLVTATVTGSAELRSIEIDPKVVDPDDIETLQDLIVAAVRSATEEARKVQQEKMGPIAGGLGGMAGGMPGLGF; translated from the coding sequence ATGCCGGGTGGCGGGCAGCCGAACCTTCAGCAACTGCTCAAGCAGGCACAAAAGATGCAGGAGCAGCTGGCTTCGGCACAGGAAGAACTGGCGGACACCGAGGTCAAGGGTGCCGCCGGCGGCGGGCTGGTGACCGCGACGGTGACCGGAAGCGCCGAGTTGCGCAGCATCGAGATCGACCCGAAGGTGGTCGACCCGGACGACATCGAGACCCTGCAGGACCTGATCGTCGCGGCGGTGCGCAGCGCCACCGAGGAGGCGCGCAAGGTGCAGCAGGAGAAGATGGGCCCGATCGCGGGTGGCCTCGGCGGGATGGCCGGCGGCATGCCCGGTCTGGGCTTCTAG
- a CDS encoding MerR family transcriptional regulator, whose amino-acid sequence MRIGELARRTGATRRALRLYESHGLLTAERAANGYRHYDEAAARQVANIRRLQTVGFTLAEIADFHPCLGGELTAVCPASTRTIARKLAAVQEELDALTVLRDRLADLLDHAAEPAGSR is encoded by the coding sequence GTGCGCATCGGCGAGCTGGCCCGGCGGACCGGCGCCACCCGGCGCGCGCTGCGGCTGTACGAGTCGCACGGGCTGCTGACGGCCGAGCGGGCGGCCAACGGCTACCGGCACTACGACGAGGCCGCGGCCCGGCAGGTGGCGAACATCCGGCGACTGCAGACGGTCGGCTTCACGCTGGCCGAGATCGCCGACTTCCACCCCTGCCTGGGCGGCGAGCTGACCGCGGTGTGCCCGGCCAGCACCCGCACGATCGCCCGCAAGCTCGCCGCGGTACAGGAGGAGCTGGACGCGCTGACCGTGTTGCGGGACCGGCTTGCCGACCTGCTCGACCACGCCGCCGAGCCCGCCGGGTCCCGCTGA
- a CDS encoding NADP-dependent oxidoreductase: MTAGREIRLAARPVGWPTAETFELATVEVPAPADGQVLVRNTLMSVDPYMRGRMNDVESYVPPFEVGGPLEGGAIGEVVESRSPRYAVGDTVLHGLGWRDYALLDAGSAVRVDPIAAPVSAYLGILGMTGLTAYAGLVAVAQLKQGETVFVSGAAGAVGSAAGQFARLLGAGRVIGSAGTAAKVAYLTDELGFDAAFDYHDGPVARQLRAAAPDGIDVYFDNVGGEHLEAAIASMNRFGRAAICGMISGYNDTEPTPGPRNLARLIGWRLTLRGFLVRDHGDLRAEFVERAGRWLADGELSYRETFVDGLPNAPVAFLDMMRGGNIGKMLVRLSTSD; encoded by the coding sequence ATGACAGCTGGGCGGGAGATCAGGTTGGCGGCGCGGCCGGTCGGTTGGCCGACCGCGGAGACGTTCGAACTGGCCACGGTCGAGGTGCCGGCGCCGGCCGACGGGCAGGTGCTGGTGCGCAACACGCTGATGTCGGTCGACCCGTACATGCGGGGCCGGATGAACGACGTCGAGTCGTACGTGCCGCCGTTCGAGGTCGGCGGGCCGCTGGAGGGCGGCGCGATCGGCGAGGTCGTCGAGTCCCGGTCCCCGCGGTACGCGGTGGGTGACACGGTGCTGCACGGCCTCGGCTGGCGTGACTACGCGCTGCTCGACGCCGGCAGCGCGGTGCGGGTCGACCCGATCGCGGCGCCGGTCTCCGCCTACCTGGGGATCCTCGGCATGACCGGCCTCACCGCGTACGCGGGGCTGGTCGCGGTGGCGCAGCTGAAGCAGGGCGAGACGGTGTTCGTGTCCGGTGCCGCCGGTGCGGTGGGCAGCGCGGCCGGCCAGTTCGCCCGGCTGCTCGGTGCCGGCCGGGTGATCGGTTCGGCTGGTACGGCGGCGAAGGTCGCCTACCTGACCGACGAGCTGGGCTTCGACGCGGCGTTCGACTACCACGACGGGCCGGTGGCGCGGCAGCTGCGGGCGGCCGCCCCGGACGGCATCGACGTGTACTTCGACAACGTCGGCGGCGAGCACCTGGAGGCCGCGATCGCCTCGATGAACCGATTCGGCCGGGCCGCGATCTGCGGGATGATCTCCGGGTACAACGACACCGAGCCGACGCCCGGGCCGCGCAACCTCGCCCGGCTGATCGGATGGCGGCTCACCTTGCGCGGTTTCCTCGTCCGCGACCACGGCGATCTGCGCGCCGAGTTCGTCGAACGGGCCGGCCGGTGGCTGGCCGACGGCGAACTGTCCTACCGGGAGACTTTCGTCGACGGCCTGCCGAACGCGCCGGTGGCGTTCCTGGACATGATGCGCGGCGGCAACATCGGCAAGATGCTGGTCCGACTGTCCACATCGGACTGA